The Chamaesiphon minutus PCC 6605 DNA window GCGGAGCGTCGTATCGTAGATTTGGATCGTCATGGATTTTGGATTGTGGATTTTGGATTGTTTTCTGACCTTTACCTTGCTAGATGTAGGTTTGAGGCATTATCTATTGCCATCGATATTTGTACCGACCTAACTTAGCTGCAAGTAGGATGACTAAACTCTGGAGATAAATTGCGCGAAAATAGAAGCAGCCTTCAATTTATTAGGTAATGTAGCATTTTGCCTGAAGACGAAGTAAAACTTTAAAACCCTTCTACCCTCTATCCTCACTATGCCTCAAGTCACCGCGCAAGGAAAAAACTTTACCTGTGAATCGGGAGCCAATCTCCGCCAGGTTTTACTCGCCAATGGGGTGGATCTCTATAATGGTAATGCCAAAATCATCAATTGTATGGGCATTGGCACCTGCGGCACCTGTGCGGTCGCGCTCGAAGGTGATGTATCTGCGCCAAACTGGAAAGATACTGCCAGACGTAGCTTCCCACCCCATACTCCGTCTAGAAACCTCCGACTCGCTTGTCAGACCCAAGTTTTGGGCGATATTACCGTCAGTAAATTTACCGCGTTCTGGGGGCAAGGACTCGATCGAGCCTGGTAAAGATCGACTTTTATCGTTCTAGTTAAGAAGCTATTAGAGATCTTCTAGTGGGGAGGGCGGGTTTGCTCGATCTCGAACAGTAACATCGAGATCGCCTAGCATAAACCCGCCTTTACAGCTCGACAGATTCCGCCCACAGTACATTTTAGACCTCGCGCCAGCAACGCCCACTTTTCCGAATCAATCTTTCTCCTACTCTCTGTTCAATAATGCCAACGATTTTTCACATTTCACCACTAATTAGAATCACACTGAGCTTACTGTATATCTCGCTGATGATTCCGCTCCCATTCCTGGCGACATTTGCCCATGCCGAGGTACCAGCATGGCTGCTATGGGTGGGAATCGGCTTGGGATTTACCGCACTCCAGGGGGCATTGAGCCAGCGGGTGGTAGTGGACGATCGATCGATCCAGGTCAATTATCCGGTGTGGGTGCCCAGTTTTTTCACCAAACGCTGGAGCCTAGCTTGGAGCGATGTTAAAGAATTAAAAATGCGGACGACCGGACAGGGTGGAGTGGTTTATTATTTTATTAATGGCGGTGGTGAAGGATTTTTACTACCAATGCGAGTTGCTGGGTTTAATCGATTGGTCGGATTGATTCAACAATATACCTCGATCGATACTACCGATGTTTATCCACTTTCGCAACCTTGGATGTATTTTGCATTATTAATATTAACTGGTTTGTTATTACTAACTGATGCTTGGACGATCTCGACAGCGATCGCTTTGGGGAGTCAATAGTGGCTGCAAGCATCCTTTTGCTCTTGATTACCTGCGCCATCCTACGGTGGTACAGTCCACCCATCCACCCTTTCGCCTGCTCTAATATTACCGATCGATAATTCTCATGATTGATTCCTTTTCGCAGCATTATCATCAGCGGACAAAATACGATCCAGAGACGATCTCATCCAAGAGCCAGGGGCTGGACTGGAGTCAACAACCGTCATCGTACAAAGAATATAAAATCGGCACTATTTACGATCTCAAACCATATTTACAAGCCACCAAACAAGATGTCGAAAGTCAGTGGTGGCAAAGGTTGTCGCATTTCTTATTGTGTAGCTATGGATTAACAGCCAGAATGCAAACAATGGGCGAACCGATGTATTTACGTGCCGCTCCCTCCGCAGGTGGCTTGTATCCAGCCGAGATTTATTTAGTAGCTCGCGGTAATAGTTTGTTACCTGCTGGATTATATAATTATCAAGTCAAAGATCATACTTTAATACATTTTTGGGCAAACGATGTTTGGCAGAATATTCAAGTTGCTTGTTTCAATCATCCAGCTTTGGCGATCGCCGATCTAAGCTTAATTACTACAGCCGTATTTTATCGATCGGCATGGCGATATCAAGATCGGGCATATCGACGGATTTTTCTAGATACCGGACATTTATTAGGCAATATCGAACTAGCTGGCGCGATTAATGGATTTCGGCCTTATTTTGTGGGTGGTTTTATCGATCGCCAGATCGACGAGTTACTATATCTCAATACCGAAGAAGAAGGTGTTGTCACTGTTATTCCGATCGTCGATCTCGATGTACACCCCGATCTGAATATTCCTGCTTTCCCCTCAGCATTACCTTCAAAAATCAATTTAGAATATCCAGAATTACCCGATGGACAATTGTTAAAATATTGCCATCAAATGACGGAAATCGCTCAATTTAGACAACTACCAGCAAATGTAAGTGCGATCGATCCAGTCGAACTCGGAGACAAATATAACTTTCCATTTTGCCTCAAGATTTCTACCGCAACTTCACCGATTAGTTGGCAAGATGAGGTGCCATTAGCTGGGTTAGAAAATACAATTCTCAAACGTCGATCGACTCGTGCCTATACAGGTGGAGCATTAATGCTCGAAGAACTCAATGCGATCTTAGATTTCACTTACCATCCTCAACATTATATCGAGCAAGATTTAGATCCCAATCCCGACTATTTTGACTTGGGTTTAATCGAGACATTTATCGCTGTCTCCGGTGTAAATGGTTTAGAAGAAGGTTGTTATTATTATGCCCCAAAAGCACAAGAACTTCGACAAATTCGCTTCAAAAACTTTCGCCAAGAATTACATTATCTGTGCTTGGGACAAGAATTAGGCCGCGATGCTGGAGCTACAATCTTTCATACTGCCGATCTACAAATGGCCGTCCAAAAATATGGCGATCGAGCTTATCGTTATTTACATTTAGATGCCGGACATTTAGGTCAACGTTTGAATTTAGCCGCAATTCGTCTAGATGTTGGCGTTAGTGGGATTGCGGGATTTTTTGACGATCGAGTCAATGAAGTTTTAGGCATTCCCGAAGATGAAGCTGTCCTATATATTACGACATTAGGACGTCCAGGTTAAAAGGAGATCGCACAGGGAGCTAAATTAGCACGATTTGCGTCTAGAGATAACAACTATCGATCGGAAATACTGTTTGTCTGAGAGGATATTTGAAAAGTATAATATTTCACTTGCAAACCCTAGAAAATCCCCCCTAGCCCTTAAAAAGGGGGGAAACGGATTTTAAAGTCCCCCTTAAAAAGGGGGATTTAGGGGGATTTACCCAGCGTAAACGAAGCAATTAGACTTTTCAGACATCCTCTAAGGGGGATTTCCACCAATGCTGGTATAACTAGATCGATCTTGTCCGTATTTCCAAATATCGTCTAACCTGCAAGCATCAACATTAGTATGAGAGTTAAATTATGACTGTTAAAGTAACTAAAATCTGGATTTCAGTCTTAGGTGCGATCTTCGCAATCGGCATCATGATTCCGTTTTTACCCGCATTAGCAAATACATCTACTGGCACCACCCAAGTCAAATCGGAAACAGTCAATCTCACTGGCACGATTAAAAAATTAGCCCTGTCAGGTACCTGTTATCAACTGGCTGCCGATAATGGTAAAAAGTACGAATTGATGGGTAAATTCCCCAAAATTGACGGCACTAGAGTACAAATAAGTGGCGTCCCCAAGACAGATATGGTAACTATCTGCCAAGTCGGACAACCGTTACAAGTCAAGACGGTGAAAGTGATTAAGTGAGGGTAGGCTTTAGGTTTTAGGCTTTAGGCTTTAGGTTTTAGGTTTTAGGCTTTAGGCTTTAGGCTTTAGGCTTTAGGTTTTAGGTTTTAGGCTTTAGGCTTTAGGCTTTAGGCTTTAGGTTTTAGGTTTTAGGCTTTAGGCTTTAGGCTTTAGGCTTTGCGGATGAAATCACGCGGAGGTCTCCTCCGCATGTGTTTCACCAAGCAAGGTTTTAGGCTTTAGGGGAAAGGGGAAAGGGGAAATAAACTGCATTACCTATTACCCGTTACCCATTAACCGTTACCAATTACCTATCAACCATCCACCCTCCCCTTTTCCTAACTCCCAACTAACTTACTCCGGCTTAACGGCAATAACGCCATACGCATTCGGCGAGAGATACTGACGTGCGGCGAGTTGGATAGTTTTGGCGTCTAGAGCTTGGATTTGTTGTGGATAGT harbors:
- a CDS encoding 2Fe-2S iron-sulfur cluster-binding protein codes for the protein MPQVTAQGKNFTCESGANLRQVLLANGVDLYNGNAKIINCMGIGTCGTCAVALEGDVSAPNWKDTARRSFPPHTPSRNLRLACQTQVLGDITVSKFTAFWGQGLDRAW
- a CDS encoding SagB/ThcOx family dehydrogenase → MIDSFSQHYHQRTKYDPETISSKSQGLDWSQQPSSYKEYKIGTIYDLKPYLQATKQDVESQWWQRLSHFLLCSYGLTARMQTMGEPMYLRAAPSAGGLYPAEIYLVARGNSLLPAGLYNYQVKDHTLIHFWANDVWQNIQVACFNHPALAIADLSLITTAVFYRSAWRYQDRAYRRIFLDTGHLLGNIELAGAINGFRPYFVGGFIDRQIDELLYLNTEEEGVVTVIPIVDLDVHPDLNIPAFPSALPSKINLEYPELPDGQLLKYCHQMTEIAQFRQLPANVSAIDPVELGDKYNFPFCLKISTATSPISWQDEVPLAGLENTILKRRSTRAYTGGALMLEELNAILDFTYHPQHYIEQDLDPNPDYFDLGLIETFIAVSGVNGLEEGCYYYAPKAQELRQIRFKNFRQELHYLCLGQELGRDAGATIFHTADLQMAVQKYGDRAYRYLHLDAGHLGQRLNLAAIRLDVGVSGIAGFFDDRVNEVLGIPEDEAVLYITTLGRPG